The Cynocephalus volans isolate mCynVol1 chromosome 5, mCynVol1.pri, whole genome shotgun sequence genomic sequence tagaacaaaaaaggaaaggggaTGTGGATAAAGACAGAGTGACACTCAACCAGAAAGACTCTGATGATCACCCCACTCCAGTGACACAGAGATGGAAGCAGGCAGTCGACCTCTGCAAGGAGGTGCCTCTTTGTTTAATTTCCTGGAAGCCTCACTCTGTCTTCTCTTTTGAGGCAGGCTAGCAAGCACCTGTCACTGTCCTGTCTGCGGGGCTCAGAGGTCTGAGGTCTCTCTCTTCTCTAGTATTAGCTCATTGGAAATTTAGTCACATAACATCACTTTGacaaaaatgtaatgaaatgTTCTAGAACATTATATAGCAAAGTGAAAAATCCCCTGTTTCCTCCTTTAGTGAGCTAAGGGGGAACATAACAGAATGTAAAATACTAATATATGGTCTCTTTCTATGTTAATAACAAATGAGAGAGAGCATAATCTCTAGTTTTGGTTCTGTTTGTTATTTAAGAACACCTCCCCCCCACAGAcaaacgtgcacacacacacacacgtgcacacacacttgcacacacacctGGTATATAAGAATAGAATggataataatggaaaaattctgGTAGGTACTCACTTGAACGCTATCCTTGCCTAAATAGCATAAGATATAGGACATGTGCCTTTATTTCATTGGATTTATCCAATTAATCACGAAAAACAGAAGATAACACTCTAgggaggttgttttttttttttttcttttctccattaaaaTGTGGATTTCTATGTCACAACAAATGCAAGACATGTACTTTTCCAAGCACAGTACTGAACATACAAAAGTGGCTCATTGACTCTTCACTGAATTAGATATCTTTCCTCTTCACTCCATTTGGTAGAAAcatgaaaaggcagaaaaagccCAAAATGAGGAGGAAGACTGCACATCCCCATAGGGATGCTGTTGTGCTATTTGTGAACTCCTAAAAAAGATCGTTGAACAATGTGAAGGGAATAACATAGTATAAAACTAACAAGATGGATTCTAAAATGTGGTCTTCCTCTTTTTAGGCTctctttgtcagttttatttctgGATTGAGATAGGGTCATCACAATTCAAAtaattaacttaaaaacaaaacgaaacaaatcTGTAAAGCATTTACAGGTGTACATGAGTAATTTATTCAGCATGGCTTCATTTAGCACAAGTTGGTCAAAACCAATGAAGTTTTGGTTAGCAGTAATAGTTGGGGAAATGACATGAAGCATGGGTCTAAAGATAATGAGGAATTATTTTACAACCATACAAAAGGAAGGACAATTGCAAACAAAAGATATGTATACAACATAGGAAAATAGGAGAGCCACCAACAAAATGGCCTTCATGATGCCTCTTCCAGAAGCTCTGTAAAATCACTATACTGGCTCAAACATTGAAGGTTCTGAGActgacacaattaaaaaaaaaaaaaaaaaaagaactgcgtGGTAATTCATTCAGATTCATGCTACTTAATTTCCTGgaacaaatttaaagaaataccAACTACAAAAATTTCAatgggaaaattagaaaaaatagcTTAGGCACTGCATACAGAAGACCCAATTCAGTGACAGTCAATGTCAGGAGGGCCTGTGAGTCCAGATGAGACACCCTAAGGACATGTCAGTTCACTTTCtcccccagctcacttggcccaCTTTGCCTCTAAACACATTTATGGCACAGTAATAAGCAATAGGCACAAAGGATAAGAAAGGGTTGTGATTTAATACCCAGGAGTTCTACTCAGACCCACTCAGATGGGGTCTGAACAACTAAGACAATCCTCTAGCTCAGCAACTTGGCTCCTTTGGTAACTCTGGTTTGTACACACCTGTGCATGGCTTACCGTGCAACCCTAATCATTCATTTGACTTTGCTGGGGCAACATTCATACCACCACATCAGAATGAAAGCTTGTGCTTGCTGGGTTACATTTCCCTTTTTCTCATCAGATTACCTCTTCAGATTAAAGCCTCTGGGTATGTGCTGGAGGCAATTAGAATTCCCAAATCATTAGTCTTGAATAAGTCTCTTTCACATATTTAGGAAATTGCTGAATGTCTTATGATATGTTGCTGGTATTCAAAGCATGAGTAATTGGGATAAGAATGCTGGCTATCTTTAGAGGAAGACTCTTTGGacaaactgagaaaaattaaacaatactaTTCCTGTAAAATGCCCATTGAAATAGTTTTGATAGAtactcactttttaaattatttttgtttttttttaagttgacagGTAAAATTATATAGTTATTGTGTACATGacattatattttgtaatatatatgcattatggaataaataaatcaagctagttaacacaTGTATTacctcacttttctttttgtgatgtATGACACTaacctaattttttttcataaacacTGCATTCCAGGGGAGaaaatgattataaatatttagtgCTAAGATAAGCCTGAAGAAAAGGTTAGAAGTATGAGTCAGAAAACTGACTGTAAAGAACCCAATTATTTAACATAAAACACTCTATTAAAGATAAGAGGTGAAATGTGAGGTCTGCTGGGTAGGAGAGTGACTAATGCTATCAAATGCGCCTTTCAGACCATGCATAACTGTAATCAGTGGTGTACCTAGCAAAAGCTGTTTTTCTGCTTTAAGGGAGAAACTTCTGCTTATAAACAACATCAACAATTTAAAACTTCTTGAGTATCTAGGTTAGTTATTCAAAAAGCTTTAACTCGGTTTTAATTTTGGTTTGTGCTTGTTTCTTGTACTTTGCCTAAATTATCTTTTTAGGTTTGCCATGTTTAGAGTCCTCGCTGAAATCACAGTGGTTTATCTCTTCAGATTAAATGGTTTTCtctatcttttccttttaaaatccttttaaaaagtaaaccttCTAAAGCAGGTCAAAAAAGCCCCAAAATATGAAAATGGGGAGCCTTTCTGGCTGTAATGCAACCTTTGCAAGGATTGCATACTAGAATCAGGAATCAGAATTTTAGCACTCACTAGACAATTCCAACCTGTTGTCCCGAAGGAAATTCATGAAATTAGCTTCCTGGTGTTTACTAAAACCAAAACACTTTCCTGCAACACTGAATTAAGGCCCTACATAAATGGGTCTATAATACCATTTCCTCCAACCAACAACCATTTTGGACTGAATGAGTTCGACTCTTAACCTCATGTGATTGAAAAACAGTAAACACAAGCTGAAGTTTAAGAGATTGATTGCACCATGTAGATAAAATGTTGAAAGGAGACTTGGATTCAGTTATGGATTCTCTCTCACTCTTAGAAATCCACACCTTCTGGTTTGGCTCCATTTTGAGACAGGCTCTCCCAGCAACTACATACCACACATCCTCTCAGGTTTGGGTCCTGTGGGAAATCAAATAAATCATTTCTCCAGAAGTCCCTAAAAAAATCTCATTGGCTCTAGTTGAAACATGACACCATACCTGGCCATTCACTGTGGCCCCAATCAGTTAACATCTTTATGCCCTCAACTAGTAATCAAACCCTTTGCAAAGCACATGGACTGCGAATGGGAAATGAGAGGTTCCCCAGAATGAAAATGAGGTACTATTACTAAATTAGGGTAAAtatatgagaaacagaaagacaataGATGTTCAATATTTGCAAGATATACTTCCAGTATCAGATGTAATGTATTACTGTAAGTGTACCTGCTTATCTCTTCTACTTGTTAATTCTAATTTTTGCAGATGCTGAAGACATATAACACTCCTAGATGCTTacccaggagaaagaaaaggatatGTTCATAAAAAGACTTACacataaatgttcataacagtCAATTTGTAGTAGTCAAAAACTGTATGCAACTCAATTTCCATTAATAGGTGAACACATAAACAAAGAGTGGCCATAACtatacaatgcaatactacttggcaacaaaaaggaatgaattttCGACACATGCAAccatatggatgaatctcaaaataattactctgagtgaaagaagtttacaaaaaaagaatacatatactGACTTATCctatttgtataaaattttagaaaatacaaaccaATCTATAAGGACAGAAAGTAAATCAAATTAGTGATTGCCTGGGGAacagtgggggtgtgggggttgAAGTAAGGAAGGGCAAGAGGGAAAGATTATAGACctgcacaaggaaacttttgggggtaaCTGATATGTTAACTATCTTCATCTAAGTTGgtgttttttttctgtgaacggcaagatagcaaatattttaggctttgcaggccataggatctctgttgcaactacacAACTCTACCATTATAGCATCAAAACACCTACAGATAAGATGTAAATGAAAAGATgtggctgtgctccaataaaacttcacAAAAATAGGCAGTGGCCCAAATGGGTCTACAGGCCAGAATTTGCCAATCGCTgatcttgattatggtgatggttttaCAGGTATATGCATATGTCTagacttatcaaattgtacaccttAATTATGTGTCATTCATCAtacatacctcaataaaactattagaagttttttaaaactaaactcTTAGATTCCCCATCATGGATTGAATAAAGTCTGATCTTCTCACCATGGCGTACAAGTTCCTCCGTGTACTGGCCTCTCGTTTTCTCCCCTATTATAACCATTGCCATTCCCTGGTAGAATTTTACCCTTTAGCAGTGCCAAGCACACACTTTGTGCCATTTCGACTCTACGCCCTTGTTGggtttctttctgttctctctctgcctgaaatgACTTAATCCTACCAACTGCCTAACTCATACTTTCACATATACTTTTAGATTAAACTTGGGCATCTGCATTTCTAGGATGCCCTCCATATCTTTGTCCCCCTACTTCCTTTGCCTTATGCTCTGTTAGACACCTCATCTCTATGCCCCCATAATAGTCTATGTGTTCGtacatgcatgtgcatatgtagacatgcatatatatttactctTGCACTATTATAGTGTTTGATAATTTAAACTATATGTATatagctaaaattttattttatatatttataattattatccaGTCTCTGCATCTGCTATTTGACTGATATCTCCCTGTATCTATTACACCTATCACGGTGActggcacataaaaaaaaaaaaaaaaaaaaaaaaaaaaaccctcaaaatcaGCATGGTTGCTCTTATAATCactttacaggtaagaaaactgataGATACAGAAATTATGAATTTAGCCCATAGGCACATCATTGTAAATAGCCAAGCTAGTACTGGAAAAGAGTTCTGTATCTCATCTCAAATGCTTTCCACTAGTCTACATAATTTTATTAATGGAAGCTTACTTGTATTTCATCTTGGTGTCTTTTACTGACTCTCTCACTGCTCTTCCTTTATTTCCTAGATACACCAAAATGAAGACTGCCACTAACATCTATATTTTCAACCTTGCTCTGGCAGATGCCTTAGCAACCAGTACCCTGCCCTTCCAGAGTGTCAATTACCTAATGGGAACATGGCCGTTTGGAACCATCCTTTGCAAAATCGTGATCTCCATAGATTACTATAACATGTTCACCAGCATTTTCACCCTCTGCACCATGAGTGTTGATCGCTACATTGCAGTCTGCCATCCCGTCAAGGCCCTGGATTTCCGTACTCCCCGAAATGCCAAAATTGTCAATGTCTGCAATTGGATCCTCTCTTCAGCCATTGGTTTGCCTGTAATGTTCATGGCAACAACAAAATACAGGCATGGTGAGTGATCTTACAGGCCTGAGGGATGGAGGGCTTATAGTTCAATATGTTGGTGATGTCATGAGCCAAGTAGAATTTATGGAGGGTCCAATGTCTTAGTCAAATTGCAATTTTAGTTATTCTTTCTAGAAAAATACctttgaatattttgaaataggaatttttttctgttattttaagcccactaaacattttaaagagaCTATATCTATTTGCTCCTGATTTCTCTGTACTTCCTTCATCAAAATGGTGTGTAAATAAGGACATAGCTCTCCCAAGAGTAATTAGAGCCTAAACCCAAACAGTATTACTTTaaggtttgttttaaatttcacatGGCAGCCTTCATGACACATTTATCTTTCTAGATCTAATATCAGAATAATGAACTACCCATCAAAAAGTGATATGAAAATACCCATTATTTGGAACCTCCTTCGAACaatgattgtattttttatatcaACATAGACCCCTAGAGGGTCCAGCTCAAGGCGAGAAGTCCATAATTGTTCATTGAACAAAAGCTTAATTTGATCAAAATGTACTGCAAAACAGGaaagttagaaaaaattaaataaaaagtaactttCTCTGAAAATCAGTAGGGAGGTGCATTTCttcacaatttatttaaattttgtcttaTTGGCTTGTGTAGTAATAGTCTTAAGTTAGCTCTGGTCCAGGCTCTAAGTTAGCAAGCAAATAGGCAATAATAATACCTGATGATATAATTAAATGTTGCTGCAAACTTTTCCCTAAACTTCTTTTCTTCTAGGTTCCATAGATTGTACATTAACATTCTCTCACCCAGCATGGTATTGGGAAAACCTGCTGAAGATCTGTGTTTTCATCTTTGCCTTTGTCATGCCTGTCCTCATCATTACAGTATGCTATGGACTGATGATCTTACGCCTCAAGAGTGTCCGCATGCTCTCCGGCTCCAAAGAAAAGGACAGGAACTTGCGAAGAATCACCAGGATGGTGCTGGTGGTTGTGGCTGTGTTCATTGTCTGCTGGACCCCCATTCACATTTATGTCATCATTAAAGCCTTGATCACGATCCCAGAAACTACTTTCCAGACTGTGTCCTGGCACTTCTGCATTGCTCTAGGTTACACAAACAGCTGCCTGAATCCAGTCCTTTATGCCTTTCTGGATGAGAACTTCAAACGATGTTTCAGAGAGTTCTGTATTCCAACTTCCTCCACCATTGAGCAGCAGAACTCCACTCGAATTCGTCAGAACACTAGAGACCACCCCTCCACGGCCAACACAGTGGATAGAACTAACCATCAGGTATGCAATTTCTCGAATTAGGTGTGCCGACTTGGCCTGACATAAAAATCATAGAGTTTTATACCAATCTAGGATTTTAACCCATTAGAAGGGGATCAGTAAGCAGGGGATTGAGGTTCATTATAATGGAGGGTCTAGGGGAGCAAATTGCGGTCACAGAGAAGAACTTTGTTATATAAACGGAGCTGTCTACATATGACTACACGACCATTTAGGTAAAAAGATATGCCAACCCGAAACctgtaaagctgttaaaaatcactgtcttcagggccttttctTCTATACAAAATTAATGACTTCAGCATATTATGGAAAGATCTTGATCTAGGAAATGTTAGGTACTTTATGAATATCACACCAAAATCTCTATCACTTCTCAAAAGCCAATCCTGCTCTGACTCTGTGGTTAAAGATAAAGTGTCAGCACCTGGCCCACTGTGGTCATGGGTATAAGTTATTCCCAGCAAATCGATGTCACAGCCaaggagaaaagatttttttaaatgtcaatttcTTACCTTTGCTAAGCCTCTGGTTTATAAACTTTGATAACCAAACTCTAGAGCAAATATCAAATGGTTTAACTAATTATTAGAATTGAATAATCTCATAATGGTCATTATACCAATTGGGGATAATATCATGAAGAGTGATTGTCTTTTAGATCTGTTCCTATGCCCAGAAGAATACAGATGGGGACCTATGCAAAAGATTCAAGATTTACACACAATATTAAAATCACATGAGAAATCAATAAGAGGGAAAGAGCGAACTCTGTCTCCGAGTTAGTATGACCTTGTTAAGCCACTGCTTTGCAAAATTTGACATCTGACCTATAAAAGCAGTCAAACATAAGacttaattattaatattaatttaagcAAGTGAATTTTCAAATAATAGTACCAACATCAAAAAATCATAGTCTGTATTGTTTTACAACACAGAACTCAAATTCAAACTTGCTGTGAAGTAAATTCTTGGGTCAGCACTTGGATAAAGTTCCTAGAGTCAGGGCGGCAGGACTGTGGGGACAGGTGTCTCCATAAAGATGAACAGGAGGAGTCAGAGGGAAGCCCTGGCCAACCACAGAGTGCAGCTGCTTCCTCTTGCTGTCCCTTCACCATGctccatctctctctgtcccctcctcaTCCCACGACTgccacccagcccagcccagcctcacCCTTTCTAATTGACCACAGGACTAATGTAGTATGGCCCAGATGGATTTCTCATAGGGGACATTCATAGCCCTGGCAttaaataatgctgaaatgaacacaGGCACTCACACCCCCGAGAGAGCATGAGGTAATGACGGCAGACCCACTTCCAGCCAAAGGGAAATTATAAACTTATTATGTCTCACTTCTAattccattttagaaatgaaagccAGGAAGAAATGGTTTTCTACTCTTCTTCTTTTCTCTAATTTATTTTCCACATCAAGACCTCTAAACCTCCTCCTTTTACTAAGCAGCTCTCCTTTTCAGTGGCTATCAAAATCTTGGGAGTAATTTAAAGAGGGAAAGGAATGAAATAGATTCTCATCAACCTGAGGAGAACATATTAAAGAATGCAACTGAGCCAAGGTTAACATTGCACTGGGGTGAAATATTTCCACTGGAGCAAAACGATGTCCATTATAACGTATTGACTCTTTCTCCTTCTGTGCTTACCTgcccctttcctctccttccagGCTCTTTAGGGCATAGCTGTTTGACAGCATACCCTGGACCACTGCTGGGGTCTCTTATCACGTCTGACCCTCTCAGCCATCCTGCACTCACCCCACTTCATGGAAACACGAGTCTGTCTGCTGGGAGCGTTTCCAAATCCAGCATTTTCACATTAGTATGGTTCTTGCACAGCAAATAGAGGGGAAGGAAGCGAATTGGAGGAGTTCTGTTCTAAGTAACTAAAAGGTTTGCTGTAAAAATACATCACTTAGGACTTATCTTCATTGCTGCCTCTATAAAGCAGCGTGAGTGTCAGATAACAGCAGAAACACATTAGCCCTGGAATTGGCTGCTTTCCCAAAGTGCCCAGCAAGGAGAACTGGACAGCAAAGAGAGGCTgccaggaaaagaggaaagacacCACTCTGACATAAGATAAATCAAAGATTCACTAATCTCTACTGATGGGTCATCATTAGAATTGAGGCAATTACACACAGACAACTGGAAGAATATATAAACCTCTGGtgatattttcagaaatatatcATAATGAAAAAATGATTTGAGGAGAAATTAGAGAATTTATGGCTGTGTCTATAGGATATATTTGATTAGTTGTACAAAATCAGAACCTGTTTGgtttggtggttgtttttcattttgttttgtttttgttctttatatcATCAGCCATCATGTTAGAAAACAAAGCTGATTGGATTTGCATTAACTTTTCAATTGCTTCTTTGAAGTTTGCACTGGTTGTAAATGTGTATGTTTTGCCTACATATTTATATGTTCTCCAAGAAACATATTATACTATATATGTCACATTTCAAGCACATTAGTCAACTTCATATTCTGAAGATCAGAGATCCAATATCAAACCGTCCCAGGGTGTCCGTATTCTGACAACAGTCAGAGTCCATGTCCAGACAGCGTAAAATGAAGTGGAGATTTGGCAGTTTTCAAGGTAATTTGATCAGCCATATGAGAAAATTCTATGCCCGAAATAAACTTTGAGTCATACCTACATAGTTAAGGGCTGCTCAGTCTGCGTTTGCTGCATAACAGATCATTCAAAAATTTAGTGGCTTGCAGCAACCATTCATGTGGTTTGCAATTCTTTGGATCAGTAATTTGGGCTGGGTTCGACTATGCTGTTCTTATGGTCCCAGCTGGGCTCACTCTCTGGTCTGCCACCAGCGTAGCCGGCTGACGGGGGACGGCCTGAAGAGGATGGCTTGCTCCACAGGGCTGTATCCTCCAGAGCCTTAGCCCAGGCTTGCTCTCACAGAGGTCCCAGATGCTGACAGAGGGAAAAGACAGCAAAGCTTCTTGAGGCTGAGGGTTGGAACTGGCACAAAGTCACTTCCATGCTTTTATAGGTCAAATAAAGTCACCATGTCAACCTAGACTCAAGGGATGGGGAAATAGACTCTGTCTCCTGTTGATCTGCAGTCACAATGCAAAGGAATGTGGATACAGGAAGGGAAATATCTGTGGCCATTTTGCTGACAATCTATAGCAGGCACATGCTGTGTGGGACAGGAAGGCCATCAGTTCCCAGGGGCAGGAACCACATCCATCCTGCTCCTTCTTATACCTCCAGAATCTACATAGCACAGCAACCAGCACATTTAAAAGGACCCCAAAAATATCTGTTGGATGACTGAGTGATGGGAGGGCTCATTATATTTCAGGAGGTGTGGAGGGTGTTGGGAACAACTCTTTTCTTATGCAACCAACTGACGACCTAAATGATTACATAATTCTCTGACATTACTTCAGGGTCACCTTTCAATAACTGGAAAATAGTCACAGTAGggcttctttattttctcttgcccAGCCTTTAGGCTACTGATCAAAAAGTTAACGCTTTTCAAAAAATTGGTTAGATTTGTGCttgtcttctaattttatttttaatgagcacTTTTGATGAGGAGACCAGGAGCTGGATTTGGTGCCCTAAAGAGGTCTTGCCCTAGCTGagcatgaaaaagagaaaaaaaaaaggatgatctCTGGGCTCTTTTGTGCATTCCAGGGCTCAGCCTACTGCTCCAGCTGTAACATTCACACCTGATTTATGTTCAGCTTGTTGTCTTTACAGCTTCTAGATCTTTATTAGGTAGACTCAGGCATAGAAATTCATTTTCCATCTGCTATCAGTACAATTTCATTTCTCTGCACATGTACTACCCCGCTATTGTCTTACTGAACTCCCACTTGCTTCAGAACGCTTCCCCATTACTCAGATTAATTTGGGTCCAACACAGACCTGAAATGTTAGCCATTGCTAAACTGCCTTTCCTGGCTGGTTTTCACCTCAGTCATTTTCTACAATGCATTTTCAATTTTGACAcctaggtgatttttaaaatgtttaatatcatATGGGAAAAGAAACAACTCTATTAGAGCAGTTAGATTACTATTTAAATGGTTGGTACTAACTACAACCATAATAATAATGCTATCTTACATTTGTATGACAgattacagattttaaaatgctttcatgtACACTCATGTCTGCTTTCTGTAACAACCCTGATGGGtcaacatgagaaaataaatgctcagGAGGGTTAAATGATTATACAAGATCAAAAAACCAGTCAGAGGCAGAATCTAGACAAGTTCCCTGGGCTTCTAATATCAAAAACTTTCCTCTGCCTCCCCATGCAATGTTACTTtgcatttaattattattatatggtCTCAGTCAGAGATTCTCAAACTTTATTATGAGTTCCAGAAAATGTAAGTTCTTATAAACTCCTCTTAAGAAATTATGATTCGTTGTATGAGGACAGggtccaggaatctgcatttggAACAAAACACTGAACTaaaaactgatttaaactataaattcaTCTCCAAACACTACCATTTCAGTCAAGCTGattaatatgaattttttcacCAGATGAACCATATGTTTTActaatataattaaaacaaagaaagaccataataaaacgttgaactttcagaaggagagaacagacctatagttactagaggtgagaaagggggagggggaggggggataaggagtaattggataagggacaAAATGTAACTACTATTTGTAATAACGAgcatgctaataacattgatttgatcatcacgtactgtacacaaatactgacagtcaacataaatatgtgtaaataacagtaataaaaaagCTTTAGCTTTCTAATATATCTACCAATGAGTCTTACAAGACAAAGTAATATTACAGCGATAAAGCTAACATTACAGTATGTCCCGCTAATTCCTTTTCATTAGTATGGCAAGTTCATTTCTAAACCCTCTGATTACATTTTAAAGCACATTCTTGACATTTTAATCAAAGTAGCAGGTCAAAAACTTAGGAGATGCTTTGCATTTTAATCAACTATAAAACTATATTATCCCATGCTAAACTAAAAGCAgaagcctaattttttttttttaaatcaactacATCACTCACAAAAACTGGACCTCAGTTTTTTACAGGACATCTGCAGAGAGCTCATTTGGGAAGGAAATGATTTAAATGCCACGACAAAAGCCGCAAATGAGAACAGCTCACAAAATGATAGCACTGGACCACACTAATGCATATTTTGTGAATTAAATCAAAATGGCTATTTTTTCACTTCtaaggtttaaaaagaaaatggttccagttttgtgtgtgtgtgtgtgtgtgtgcacgcgtgtgcatgtgtgtgtgtgtgtacatgacaTACGTGTGCCTCTTTACGGATTCTGGAATTATAATATATCTAAGTTTGAAATGAATAATATCTCATAAAAAGCAGAAgaatttgttatgtttttataaattagcTATAATCTGGGAGGGGAAAGTATTGTTTAATTGGGAATATGTTTATTCCCAGAAAATAGTTAGCCTTAAGAATactaataataacatttatttatcaatttgtaTTTGAGGCAGGATATCTTAtttaatatcttatttaattttataaggtATAAATTATAATCTCTAGAGTTGAGGAAAATAATGATTAAGgaagtaaattgcccaag encodes the following:
- the OPRM1 gene encoding mu-type opioid receptor translates to MDSGAVPTNASNCTDPLAHSWSCSPAPSSGSWANLSHSDGNLSDPCGPNRTELGGSDSLCPPTGSPSLITAITIMALYSVVCVVGLFGNFLVMYVIVRYTKMKTATNIYIFNLALADALATSTLPFQSVNYLMGTWPFGTILCKIVISIDYYNMFTSIFTLCTMSVDRYIAVCHPVKALDFRTPRNAKIVNVCNWILSSAIGLPVMFMATTKYRHGSIDCTLTFSHPAWYWENLLKICVFIFAFVMPVLIITVCYGLMILRLKSVRMLSGSKEKDRNLRRITRMVLVVVAVFIVCWTPIHIYVIIKALITIPETTFQTVSWHFCIALGYTNSCLNPVLYAFLDENFKRCFREFCIPTSSTIEQQNSTRIRQNTRDHPSTANTVDRTNHQVCNFSN